The Actinomycetes bacterium nucleotide sequence GGATAATTCAGTAACTGCCTGGCTATATGGAGCAGCATCGGTTAACACCTCCCTTTTAGGTATAGGCGAGAGAACCGGCAATACTCCTCTGGAAGCAATGGTCATAGAATTTGCCCAGCTTAAGGGTCAGGATTTTGGCATGGACCTGAGAAAGATTACAGATATTGCGGATTTCTTTGAAAATGAATTGAATTATGAAGTTCCTCCCCGTACTCCTTTTGTGGGCAGGGCTTTCAATTCCACCCGTGCAGGCATACATGCAGACGGACTGCTTAAAGATGAAGAAATTTACAATATATTTGATACCGAAAAAATACTGGGCAAGCCTCCTACAGTAGTTATAAATGCACATTCAGGGCTGGCAGGAATTGCTGCCTGGCTGAATAATTACTTTATGCTAAAGGAAGACAGAAGAATAGACAAAAAGGATAAAAAACTGCAGAAAATAAAGGAATGGGTTGACAAAGAGTATGATGAAGAAAACAGAACCACAGTAATAGGCGATGCTGAAATGGAACATATAGTAAGCAAGTACATGCCTGAACTATTTAAGCTCAGAGAAAGCAGGGTTGAATAATTACAGCTTTCCAGTAAAATGTTCCAGCCCTTTGTGGGGATGTTCCGAGTTATAAACTATATCATATAGGCTGCTCAACAGGGGCAGCCTATCTTTTATGCCCAGGCTTTTTACATAATCTATTCCCAGCTTAAGGGCGTGATAGCCTTCCGCTACCTCTCCTATCTGGAGCATGTCTTTATATGCTTTACCTGCCTCTACTCCCTTTCCAATAAGTTCTCCAAATCGCCTGTTTCTACCGGACTGGGAAGTAACATATAGATCCCCTACCCCCGCTGGCCCATAAGCGGTACACTCTTTACCGCCGCCAGCCTCAACTATTAACGCCATCTCCTTTACCCCCTGCCCAAAGACCAGTGAACTCAGGTTATGGTAAGCACCGGGTTTCTCCTCTGCATACAGCCCATCACATATTCCCAGCGCCATAGCATAAACATTCTTAAAAGCAGAGCATATTTCTACCCCGCATACATCAGGGGTAGTTTCAGTTATATAATAAGGGGCCCTGATTTTTTTAATAATTCTTGTAAGGTCTCCTGCTCTGGTTCCATATACACTCAAGGTGGGAGTAAAATAGGCCAGTTCCACTGCCTTTACCGGACCGCCTACGGAAACCCACTTTAAAGCTTTACCTGTTTTCTGGAGGGCAGCTGCACTTATTCTTTTTACTTGCCCTCCGGCCTCTATCAGCCCCTTAGTGAGGCAAAAAAAGGCTGCCTGTGACCAACCTTTGCATCCTTCCAGCCGGTTCAATACCGGCATAAAGCCCTGGCTGGTTACGGCCATAAATATTAACTGACAGCCTTCTATAGCCTGCTGCAGATCTTCAGAATAGTAAATAGATACTGAACCTGGAAGAGGCTTCTTTAATTTGGGGTGGCTTCCTTTCCTGGCAGCAGAAACAATCTCATCATCCAGCCAGGTACCCCATAAATTAACTTCAATCCCTGCCTGGGCCAGGGGGAAAGTAATAGCACTTCCCATATATCCTGCTCCAATTACCGCTGCCTTCATATTTTTCCTTTAGCTTAAATTAATATCCTGATATGGTTTGTTACTATTATAATCATAAAAATAGTGCACTGACAAGAAAAGTATCGGCATAATTATTCTAATATATTCCCATTTTAACCACTTGAAAAAGCAGTTATGTTTTCTTAAATAGTTTATTTGGATTTGGAAACCCCGGCAGAGTCAAAGGTAGCCATCTGGTTCATTATCTTAACCGCTGCCTCTGCAATATTAATGCCCAAAGCGGCTCCGGTTCCCTCACCCAGCCTCATATCAAAATCAAACATGGGCTTTAATCCCAGATAATCCAGCATTAAAGTATGCCCGGCTTCAGCTGAGCGATGGGAGGCCAGCATATAGGATTTACACCGGGGAGCAATAGCATGGGCTATAAGGGCGCCAGCCGTAGAAATAAAACCGTCTACCACCACCGGTATACCCACCATAGCTGCCCCCAGTATTAATCCTGCTATTCCCCCTATTTCCAATCCGCCAACCTTGGCCAGGACATCCAAACCATCTCCGGCAACCGGTTTATTAACCCTCAGGGCTTTCTCTATTACTTCTTTCTTCTTTTTAATTCCCCGGCGGTCAATACCGGTTCCGCTTCCGGTTACTGTGTCAACCTTTGCTCCGCATATTACCGCAGCAACAGCACTGCTGGCAGTAGTATTGCCAATACCCATTTCTCCCGTCCCTATTATCTGGCAACCTTCCCGGGCCAGATCTTTTACTATTTCAATCCCGGTATTAACCGCAGCCAGTGCCTGCTGAAGGCTCATTGCCGGGCCTTTAGTCATGTTTGCAGTACCAGGGGCAATTTTTTTATTATACAGGCCGGTATGGGATTTGAAATCATGATTTACCCCTATATCCACTACGCATACCCGGGCTCCAATATGTTCGGCCAGTACATTTATGGCTGCCCCTCCGGATAAAATATTATAAACCATCTGTGTGGTTACCTGCTGGGGGTAAGCGCTTACCCCTTCCTCTACCACTCCGTGGTCCGCAGCCATGGTAACTATATATTTGTGCTCCAGGGCAGGACTTAAATTTTGAGTAATAGCTGCTATCTGCATGGCAACAGCTTCCAGTCTTCCCAGGCTGCCTTTGGGCTTGGTTAAACTGTCCAGTTTCTGCTGGGCTTCAGTAAAAAAACGGGGCTGTAGGGTACGAATATTTTCATTTATTTCTTCTTTGCTGTACATTATGCTCCTTTTAAATAAAAGCCCTCAAGTTTTGTTGAGAGCTTTGGTTATTAATAGATTTTATACAAAAAATAATTTTACAGACTTAATTAATACTATCATAAAAAAGAAAGAAAAAGTAAGAAGCCAGGTAAGCAAGACAGTTTAAGAAAACAGTATAATTTTTCTTCTATCTCCGGATCAAGCTGGCTGCCAGTGATTCTAACCTGTCTTCTCTTTCCATATTTGCTGAGGCTGCTCATGCTGTTCAAAAATCTTAAGGCAAGCTACTGCCGCTGCTAAATCATACAGTTTGCCCTTATATTTTTCAATCTCCCTTAATGCCTCTTCTTCCCCCAGTGCGGCACGGTAAGGACGATGGGAACTTATAGCCTCTACCACATCCGCTACTGCAATAATTTTAGCACCCAGACTGATCTGTTTTGCCTTAAGGCCCTGCGGATAACCGCTTCCATCCAAACGTTCATGGTGCTGGAGCACATATTTTTTTACCGGATCTTCAAACTTAATTTTTTCTATCATCTGGTAGCTGGTTTGGGGATGCACCCTAATCATTTTTTTCTCTATTTCAGACAGTTTGCCCGGTTTGGAAAGTATGGATGCAGGTATACTGATTTTGCCAATATCATGTACCAGGCTTCCAATCCCTATGGCTTCAATCTCATGACCGGGGAGTCCCATTTGCCGGGCAATCTTTTTGGCCAGTATTGCCACCCTTATCTGGTGGCTATGGGTATATGGATCCTTGTATTCAACAATTGAAGATAAAGCCTTTATGGTACCATCTAAAGCCTCTTTGGTATGCCGGTAACTAATTTCTAAATCCTTTATGGCCTTATCCCTCTCCTGTTCCAGATAAATATTATTAAGGCCCAAAAAGAGATCGTCGGATATTTCCTTTAGCAGAACCAGCTCCTTTTTTCCATAAATAGTTTTCTCCAGAGAAATAGACAGCACTCCGTAAAACCTGTGTTTGCTGCTTATGGGGGCTATTATCTGTTTATACTGGTTTTCTTTTATAAGGCTGCAGCCGGCACATTCTTTCTGAAGTTTGTCTATAACCATAATTTCAGGCCTGCTTAACATCTTCTTTAAACAAAAGGGAAGATTACCTTCAGCCACCTGGGCCAAAAATTGATCAAACTGGCGGTCAATGCCGGTACAAAAGCCTCTCTTGAACCCGTGGTTCCTGTCAAACAACAGTATCCATGCAATTTTATATCCCCTGGTTTTTACCAGATCCCTGCAGGTTCCCTCAATAAGCCTGTCAGCATCCTTTTCGGACACAATTAATTGATTTATATTCCTGATCACCATAAGCAGGCTGTTCAGATGCTCAATTCTTTGTTCATAGTTCTTCTGCCTGGATATGTCAATTATAATTCCTTTCACATATTCGGGATTGCCGTCACTGCCGACAATATTCTGGATTATTTCTTTTACCCATAACTTTTGGCCATTTTTCTTTATCAGCCGGTATTCCCTCTCCCGGGAATAATTGGGTACCTTTCTAATCTTGGCTGAAGATTTTAAAACCAAATCCCTGTCATACTTATAAACCAGGTCCAGCCAGTTAACCTTTCCTTCCAAAAATTCATCCGGTTTATAGCCGGTGATATCCTCTACTGCTCCGGTTAAAAACTCAAAATTAAAATTCATATCACCCTGAAAATTAATCCCCTTAAAATTTTTTATAAACAGCCTGTATCTTCCTTCATCAGCCCTCAATTTCTTTTCATCCAGTTTTTGCTGAATTATTACAGAAATTACAGCAGAGACACCCTCCAGCAGTTTTCTTTCTTCCTTGAGAAAAGAGCCTTCATGGGCTCGGGGTTCCTCCTGGGTATAAAATACTTCAATACTGCCCAGTTTTTTACCGCTAAATTCAAGATCAGCAGACTGTACCCAGGGTGAACTTTTAAAATTTTTACTGGCATAAATATGGCCGCCATGGCTTATACGAACACGGGTTGCTTCCGGATACTGCCAGGAAGAAGGTAAAAGATTGACCACATTGGCTAAATAACTATCAATATCTTCACTATCCAGCCCCAGCTTCAGCACTCCATACATACCTGACAGCTCTTTGATTCTTTCTGCCAGCTGGTGCCTGGTTTCGGACTTAATTTTCTTTAAAATTTCTTCAGTTTTGTATTCAAAGGTAGTCATAAACACTTATAAGACTTATTAATATATATTAATGTAGCCTTTTATTATAACAGTTGTTGCTTTTAGTAGCTATATGCAGGATATTATCCCTTTCCAACCGAAGCCTTATTGTAGTTTATGTCAGCAGTTTATGTTAGTAGATATTTATCTCAACTCCAAGCGGCAGGGTTTCATACAGCCATTTTGCATCTTCTACTTTAAGCCTGATGCATCCATGGCTGGCGGGTGAGCCCAGCTTTTGGGCTTCCTCCTGGATAAGGTTGCCTTCCTGGTCAAAGGGTAAGCTATGAAAGAGGTAAGCTCCATAAAACCTTATATAATAATAGGCACCCACCTCATATTTGGGGAGCCAGGCATAATATATTTTTTCATTGGTCCAAAAAGTCCCTGTAGGTGTAGGGTCCTCTGCGGTTCCACCCGAACAGGGCATAGACCTCAACAGCTGGTCCTGAAAGTAAACATCCACCTGCTGTTGGTCCAAGTTTACATCAATGGTAAACAGGTCACTGTTACTGTAGTCTATAACCTGATTTTGTTCAGCTGGTTTTTCCGGTAGGACATATTGCAGGCTGACTGTTTCCGTGGCAGTGCCCTGGCTATTTTCTGCTATTGCCTGCAACTCATAACTTTGCCCCTGGGTAAGGTTTACCTGGGCTATGTCCCCACCCCAGGCCCCATTACTATCATCTTTGCTCCAGCTAATTTCAGGCTCTGGGTTTCCGCTAACTATAGCCTTTACCCGGTAATAGCAAATAGGCCCGTCTCCTGCATATTCCGGTCCTGCTATTACCTTCAGCTCCAGCTGGGGGGAAGCCAGCTCCGGTTGCTGACCGGTCTCCTGCTGCTGTTCTGTATTCTGTTCGGGGGTGGAATCCTCAAATTCAGGTTCGTTTTTCTCAGGTTCCTGACCGGGCTCTGCCGGCTGTTTGTCCTCTTCCGGAAGCGTCTGGTCTTCCTCCTCTTCCTGGTTTATATCCACTGCCTCCTGCTGTGCAGGCTTATCCTGGCTGCTGGCTGCAGCCTGGCAGCCGGCCATAAAAATTAAGACTATAAGTAAAATTGCTATAATAAAAAGTGCTTTTCTTCTCATATCATAACCCCAGCTGTTTATCTATTTTTTGCATTGCTCCCAAACCAATACCAACAAACTGCTCCAGTGAAAAACCCAGCCTGGATGATTCCTTAATCTGGGAACGGTTCGCTCCCCTGGCAAAAGATTTCTCACCGAAACGGTTGATTACAAACCGGGCGTCAATTGATTTCAGTTTCTTTTCAGGGCTTATAAGGGCTGAGGCTACTATAAGACCGGAAAGCGGATCAGAAGCATGAAGGGCTATATCCATATCCGTTTTTAAAGCCAGGCCATGCATCTGATTATGTACTTTTACCGCATACACTATATCCGGGCTAAAACCCTCGTTTTCTAGAATTTCAGCTCCTTTCAAAGAATGAGTATGGGGGTCATCTGCGGTCTGGTCGTAATCAATATCATGTACCAGTCCTGCAACCTTCCATTTTTCTACCTGGTAATCTTTACCCTGTTTATTCAAATCAGAGGCAATCTCCCCCATTATGGCTTCTACTGCCAGGCAATGTTTTATCAGGTTTCGGTTGGAAACATATTGTTTTAATAATCTATAGGCCAGATCCCTGTCTGTCATAAGCGCCTCCAATAAATTACAGATACATAATCATAAAATAAAATCACATTTTTTTCTAATCCAATTATCAGCTCTGGCATCCAGGGCAAAAATAGGTTCCCCTGCCCGCTATCCTTATATTTTGTATACAGCTTCCGCATTCAGGGCAAATGCTGCCCTGTTTTCTTCTGCCGATAAGCCAGTTATCCGGAAGCCTGCTGTAATCAGCATTTACCTCTACTGCGGTATTCAGGACATAAAACATGCAGTCATAAAGCCTTCTGATCCGGTCGGCATACAAATTTTTTAGGTTCTCCCCGGGATTGACCCGGGCATGGAAGCAAATCTCATCTGCATAGATGTTCCCAATTCCGGCTGCCAGTGACTGGTTTAGCAGTGCAGTTTTTACTTTAGATTTTCTGCCGGTAAATAACTGCTTAAAACTTGACCAGCTAATACCGAGGGCATCAGGACCCAGTTTTTTATCTCTTATAAACCGCATCCGGTCCGGGGTAATAGTTAATTTACCCAACTTCCTGGTAGAAATATAATAAAGGCTGCCATTTTTAAAATTAAAAATCACCTTAGAATACTCAGGGGCTTTTAGCTCCTGGTTGTATTCCAGCCTGCCGGTCATGCCAAAATGCATAACCAGAAAAATTCCCCGGTCATTTTCTGCAAACATATATTTGCCGTGCCTGCAGACAGAAACAAACCGGTGGCCGGTGATATTTGAACTCAACTTCTGAACAGACACCCCATCAAGAACGTAATCATCTATCACCTGAATATGAGTTACTTTATTACCGGTCGAGGTGTGTGCAAAATATTTTTTGTAAGCTTCTACTTCCGGTAATTCTGGCATAATTATCAGGTATGTGCGCCCACCGATTCTCTTTTC carries:
- the cobT gene encoding nicotinate-nucleotide--dimethylbenzimidazole phosphoribosyltransferase, which translates into the protein MYSKEEINENIRTLQPRFFTEAQQKLDSLTKPKGSLGRLEAVAMQIAAITQNLSPALEHKYIVTMAADHGVVEEGVSAYPQQVTTQMVYNILSGGAAINVLAEHIGARVCVVDIGVNHDFKSHTGLYNKKIAPGTANMTKGPAMSLQQALAAVNTGIEIVKDLAREGCQIIGTGEMGIGNTTASSAVAAVICGAKVDTVTGSGTGIDRRGIKKKKEVIEKALRVNKPVAGDGLDVLAKVGGLEIGGIAGLILGAAMVGIPVVVDGFISTAGALIAHAIAPRCKSYMLASHRSAEAGHTLMLDYLGLKPMFDFDMRLGEGTGAALGINIAEAAVKIMNQMATFDSAGVSKSK
- a CDS encoding HD domain-containing protein, whose product is MTTFEYKTEEILKKIKSETRHQLAERIKELSGMYGVLKLGLDSEDIDSYLANVVNLLPSSWQYPEATRVRISHGGHIYASKNFKSSPWVQSADLEFSGKKLGSIEVFYTQEEPRAHEGSFLKEERKLLEGVSAVISVIIQQKLDEKKLRADEGRYRLFIKNFKGINFQGDMNFNFEFLTGAVEDITGYKPDEFLEGKVNWLDLVYKYDRDLVLKSSAKIRKVPNYSREREYRLIKKNGQKLWVKEIIQNIVGSDGNPEYVKGIIIDISRQKNYEQRIEHLNSLLMVIRNINQLIVSEKDADRLIEGTCRDLVKTRGYKIAWILLFDRNHGFKRGFCTGIDRQFDQFLAQVAEGNLPFCLKKMLSRPEIMVIDKLQKECAGCSLIKENQYKQIIAPISSKHRFYGVLSISLEKTIYGKKELVLLKEISDDLFLGLNNIYLEQERDKAIKDLEISYRHTKEALDGTIKALSSIVEYKDPYTHSHQIRVAILAKKIARQMGLPGHEIEAIGIGSLVHDIGKISIPASILSKPGKLSEIEKKMIRVHPQTSYQMIEKIKFEDPVKKYVLQHHERLDGSGYPQGLKAKQISLGAKIIAVADVVEAISSHRPYRAALGEEEALREIEKYKGKLYDLAAAVACLKIFEQHEQPQQIWKEKTG
- a CDS encoding L,D-transpeptidase family protein, coding for MRRKALFIIAILLIVLIFMAGCQAAASSQDKPAQQEAVDINQEEEEDQTLPEEDKQPAEPGQEPEKNEPEFEDSTPEQNTEQQQETGQQPELASPQLELKVIAGPEYAGDGPICYYRVKAIVSGNPEPEISWSKDDSNGAWGGDIAQVNLTQGQSYELQAIAENSQGTATETVSLQYVLPEKPAEQNQVIDYSNSDLFTIDVNLDQQQVDVYFQDQLLRSMPCSGGTAEDPTPTGTFWTNEKIYYAWLPKYEVGAYYYIRFYGAYLFHSLPFDQEGNLIQEEAQKLGSPASHGCIRLKVEDAKWLYETLPLGVEINIY
- a CDS encoding HDIG domain-containing protein; translated protein: MTDRDLAYRLLKQYVSNRNLIKHCLAVEAIMGEIASDLNKQGKDYQVEKWKVAGLVHDIDYDQTADDPHTHSLKGAEILENEGFSPDIVYAVKVHNQMHGLALKTDMDIALHASDPLSGLIVASALISPEKKLKSIDARFVINRFGEKSFARGANRSQIKESSRLGFSLEQFVGIGLGAMQKIDKQLGL